From the genome of Streptococcus marmotae, one region includes:
- a CDS encoding ABC transporter ATP-binding protein produces the protein MKTARFFWTYFKQFKLSFAIIFLAILLSTGMQVIAPVYMGKAVTELTELAQKMAARQAVDSSVFFVTLRSLLVAVFLMAASAVTYALLFTRIISYSTNQMRKGLFGKLERLTVRFFDQHQDGDVLSRFTSDLDNIQNAFNMSLTNVVTQSILYIGIVIMMFVQHPKMALVVVATSPIAFAFLVFIIRMSRKYTDLQQKEVGQLNAYMDEHISGQKAIIVQGLQEEVIEGFMERNAKVRQATFKGRIFSGLLFPVMNGLSLVNTAIVIFVGSTIALSDSKLSTAAALGLVVTFVQYSQQYYQPMMQVASSWAEMQLAFTGAHRIQEMFDETEEVRPQAAPAFTELKDKVEIDQIEFSYVPGKPVLKQVSMVAPKGQMTAVVGPTGSGKTTIMNLLNRFYDVDAGSIRFDGRDIREFDLDSLRQNVGIVLQESVLFSGTIRDNIAFGADDVSQEMVETAARATHIHEFIMSLPEGYDTYVDDEHNVFSTGQKQLISIARTLLTDPQILILDEATSNVDTVTEAKIQSAMEAIAAGRTSFVIAHRLKTILNADQIIVLKDGEVIEQGNHHELLKLGGFYAELYHNQFVFE, from the coding sequence ATGAAAACAGCACGATTTTTTTGGACCTATTTTAAGCAATTCAAACTATCTTTTGCCATTATCTTCCTAGCTATTCTTCTTTCGACAGGTATGCAAGTGATCGCCCCTGTTTACATGGGAAAAGCGGTGACGGAGTTGACAGAGCTAGCTCAGAAAATGGCCGCAAGACAGGCTGTAGATTCTTCCGTCTTTTTTGTCACTTTGCGGAGTTTGCTTGTAGCTGTGTTTCTCATGGCAGCTAGTGCTGTGACCTATGCCCTTTTGTTTACCAGAATCATTTCCTACTCGACCAATCAGATGCGAAAAGGCTTATTTGGGAAACTCGAGCGTTTAACGGTTCGCTTTTTTGACCAACATCAAGATGGCGATGTTCTGTCTCGTTTTACATCGGACTTGGATAATATTCAAAATGCTTTTAATATGTCTTTGACCAATGTTGTAACCCAGTCTATTTTATATATTGGTATTGTCATCATGATGTTTGTTCAACATCCGAAAATGGCGCTGGTAGTCGTGGCAACGAGTCCAATTGCCTTTGCCTTTCTGGTCTTCATTATCCGTATGTCACGGAAATACACAGATTTGCAACAAAAGGAAGTTGGTCAATTAAATGCTTATATGGATGAGCATATCTCAGGGCAGAAGGCGATTATTGTGCAAGGTTTACAGGAAGAAGTCATTGAAGGATTTATGGAGCGAAATGCCAAGGTCCGACAAGCAACCTTCAAAGGGCGTATTTTTTCAGGATTGCTCTTTCCTGTTATGAATGGTCTTAGTCTTGTCAACACAGCCATTGTGATTTTTGTGGGGTCAACCATTGCCTTGTCTGACAGCAAGTTATCAACAGCAGCAGCGCTGGGCTTAGTAGTAACCTTTGTCCAGTATTCGCAGCAATACTACCAGCCAATGATGCAGGTTGCATCCAGCTGGGCGGAAATGCAATTAGCCTTTACTGGAGCGCACCGGATTCAAGAAATGTTTGATGAAACAGAAGAGGTGCGCCCGCAGGCAGCACCAGCCTTTACAGAATTGAAGGATAAGGTTGAGATTGACCAAATTGAGTTTAGTTATGTACCAGGTAAGCCTGTTTTAAAACAGGTTAGCATGGTAGCACCCAAGGGGCAGATGACAGCCGTTGTTGGCCCAACTGGTTCTGGTAAGACGACGATTATGAATCTGCTCAACCGATTCTATGATGTCGATGCGGGGAGTATTCGTTTTGACGGAAGAGATATTCGAGAATTTGATTTAGACAGTCTCCGCCAAAATGTTGGAATTGTCTTGCAGGAATCGGTCCTCTTTTCGGGAACTATTCGTGACAATATTGCTTTTGGGGCAGATGATGTATCACAGGAGATGGTAGAAACCGCGGCACGCGCAACCCATATCCATGAGTTTATTATGAGCCTGCCAGAGGGCTATGATACCTATGTAGATGATGAGCACAATGTCTTTTCAACAGGACAGAAGCAGTTGATTTCTATTGCCCGCACTCTTTTGACGGATCCACAAATTTTAATCCTAGATGAAGCCACATCAAATGTGGATACCGTGACCGAAGCCAAGATTCAATCAGCTATGGAAGCTATTGCAGCAGGTCGCACGAGCTTTGTGATTGCCCACCGCTTAAAGACCA
- a CDS encoding ABC transporter ATP-binding protein translates to MLIRAIMKYKWHALASVCMVFFYVMSSLLQPRFLQNVLAAVAENDQAGIYQLGGWLLGVAGMGLLAGAINTVLAAYIAQSVSADLREQLFKKIQTFSYANIEAFNAGNLVVRMTNDVSQVQNLLMMTFQVLLRLPLMFAGGVFFAVMTMPSLWWIVLLMIVLIGATMTVIMGVMGPRFGRFQQLVDKINAIAKENLRGVRVVKSFVQEKNQAEKFEAVSDDLFALNLFIGRGFSFLEPVFILISYLAIYAAIYSVYGMLGHNPEAINKLASFNTYLIQIMFAIIMVGFMGSNASRAMISIRRIKEVLETAPALAYQDVPDQALTGSIRFDHVTFTYPTDEQPTLKDISFEIEAGQMVGVVGATGAGKSTLAQLIPRLFDPQEGRIEIGGVDIKTVSQTTLRQTVSIILQKAILFSGTIASNIRQGKQNADDAELERAARIAQAMEFIHRMPDRYQSGVEERGNNFSGGQKQRMSIARGLVANPKILILDDSTSALDAKSEKLVQEALNKDLKGTTTIIIAQKISSVVKADTILVLDEGRLIGQGTHKELVATNSVYREIFETQKGKEEE, encoded by the coding sequence ATGCTGATTCGAGCGATTATGAAATACAAATGGCATGCTCTGGCATCTGTTTGTATGGTTTTCTTTTATGTGATGAGCAGTTTATTGCAGCCACGATTTTTACAAAATGTCTTAGCTGCTGTAGCAGAAAATGACCAAGCAGGAATTTACCAGCTAGGTGGCTGGTTGCTTGGGGTTGCAGGTATGGGATTACTTGCAGGAGCTATCAATACAGTGCTTGCGGCTTATATTGCCCAGTCTGTATCGGCTGATTTAAGAGAGCAGTTATTCAAGAAAATCCAGACCTTTTCTTATGCTAATATTGAGGCCTTTAATGCAGGGAATTTAGTTGTGCGGATGACCAACGACGTTTCTCAAGTGCAAAATTTGCTCATGATGACCTTTCAAGTCTTGCTGCGTCTTCCCTTGATGTTTGCAGGAGGTGTTTTCTTTGCCGTGATGACCATGCCGTCTTTATGGTGGATTGTTCTGCTCATGATTGTTCTTATTGGGGCAACGATGACAGTCATTATGGGCGTTATGGGACCACGTTTTGGGCGCTTTCAGCAATTGGTGGATAAGATTAATGCCATTGCAAAAGAAAATCTGCGTGGGGTGCGAGTGGTCAAATCCTTTGTCCAAGAGAAAAATCAGGCAGAAAAGTTTGAGGCAGTATCGGACGATTTGTTTGCCTTAAATCTCTTTATCGGACGTGGTTTTTCTTTTTTAGAACCAGTCTTTATTCTCATTTCTTATCTGGCTATTTATGCGGCTATTTATTCTGTTTATGGCATGTTGGGACACAATCCAGAGGCTATCAATAAGCTCGCTTCTTTCAATACCTATTTGATTCAAATTATGTTTGCCATTATTATGGTTGGGTTTATGGGAAGTAATGCTAGCCGTGCCATGATTTCCATTCGTCGGATCAAGGAAGTCTTAGAAACAGCTCCTGCTTTAGCTTATCAAGATGTGCCAGATCAAGCATTGACAGGAAGTATCCGATTTGATCATGTGACCTTTACTTATCCGACAGATGAACAGCCGACCTTGAAAGATATTAGTTTTGAGATTGAAGCTGGTCAAATGGTTGGTGTAGTTGGAGCAACAGGTGCAGGAAAATCAACCCTTGCCCAACTCATTCCGCGTTTATTTGATCCTCAAGAAGGACGAATTGAAATTGGTGGGGTAGACATAAAAACAGTTAGCCAAACAACCTTGCGCCAAACCGTTTCGATTATTCTACAAAAAGCCATTCTCTTTTCAGGTACCATTGCTTCAAATATCCGACAAGGCAAGCAAAATGCCGATGATGCGGAGTTGGAGCGGGCCGCACGGATTGCGCAGGCGATGGAGTTTATCCACCGGATGCCAGATCGTTATCAGAGTGGAGTTGAAGAGCGAGGCAATAACTTCTCAGGTGGTCAGAAACAACGGATGTCGATTGCTCGTGGCTTAGTTGCGAATCCGAAAATTCTCATTTTAGATGATTCTACCTCAGCCCTTGATGCCAAGTCTGAAAAACTTGTTCAAGAAGCCCTGAACAAGGACTTGAAGGGGACAACAACGATTATCATTGCACAAAAGATTTCGTCTGTTGTGAAGGCAGATACAATTTTGGTTTTAGATGAAGGACGCTTGATTGGTCAAGGTACCCATAAGGAATTAGTTGCAACCAATAGCGTTTATCGGGAAATTTTTGAAACCCAGAAAGGAAAGGAGGAAGAGTAG
- a CDS encoding NAD(P)H-dependent glycerol-3-phosphate dehydrogenase, with translation MNKQKIAVLGPGSWGTALSQVLNDNGHEVRIWGNIPEQIDEINQHHTNTRYFKDAVLDSAITAYKELREALDGVDAVLLVVPTKVMRLVAKQVAETLDHKVVIMHASKGLEPESHKRLSTVLEEEIPAELRSEVVVVSGPSHAEETIIRDLTLISAASKDLEVARYVQTLFSNHYFRLYTNNDVIGVETAGALKNIIAVGAGALHGLGYGDNAKAAIIARGLTEITRLGVEMGANPLTYSGLSGVGDLIVTGTSVHSRNWRAGDQLGRGEKLEDIERNMGMVIEGISTTKVAYELAQELGVYMPITQAIYSVIYQGASIEEAIKQIMSSEFRQENEWS, from the coding sequence ATGAACAAACAAAAAATCGCCGTTCTCGGCCCAGGATCATGGGGAACAGCCCTGTCGCAGGTCCTTAACGACAATGGCCACGAAGTCCGCATTTGGGGAAATATCCCTGAACAAATCGATGAAATCAATCAACACCATACCAATACACGTTATTTTAAGGATGCCGTCCTAGATTCTGCTATCACAGCCTATAAAGAATTACGTGAGGCTTTAGACGGTGTGGATGCTGTACTCTTGGTCGTACCCACTAAGGTCATGCGTTTAGTTGCAAAACAAGTCGCTGAAACACTAGATCACAAGGTGGTTATCATGCATGCTTCCAAAGGTCTCGAGCCAGAAAGCCACAAACGTTTATCAACAGTTTTAGAAGAAGAAATTCCTGCAGAGCTACGGAGCGAAGTAGTTGTCGTATCTGGTCCAAGTCATGCAGAAGAAACGATTATTCGCGATTTAACGCTTATTTCAGCCGCTTCCAAAGACTTAGAAGTCGCTCGGTATGTCCAAACACTCTTTAGCAACCACTACTTCCGCCTCTATACCAACAATGATGTCATCGGGGTGGAGACAGCTGGTGCATTGAAAAATATCATTGCAGTCGGAGCAGGCGCCCTTCACGGGCTTGGATACGGGGACAATGCCAAGGCAGCTATTATTGCGCGTGGCTTGACGGAAATTACCCGACTAGGAGTTGAAATGGGGGCCAATCCTCTTACATACAGTGGCCTGTCTGGCGTTGGAGATTTGATTGTAACAGGAACATCTGTCCACTCACGAAACTGGCGTGCTGGAGACCAACTAGGACGTGGTGAAAAGTTAGAAGATATTGAACGCAATATGGGCATGGTCATCGAAGGGATTTCTACCACCAAGGTAGCCTATGAACTCGCACAAGAATTGGGAGTTTACATGCCCATTACTCAGGCGATTTATAGTGTCATCTACCAAGGAGCTAGTATCGAAGAAGCCATTAAACAAATCATGTCGAGCGAATTCCGTCAGGAAAATGAATGGTCATAA